Sequence from the Priestia megaterium genome:
AAATCCGAACGATGAAGCAAGATTCTTGATGAAGAATCAAACTCGTTCGGATTTTTTCATAGTTATGGTAAAAATAAGTTTCATGGGTGTAGTGGCTTCTAGCTGTTGATTGAAGGGCAAGGCGAAGACTCCTGCGAGAAAAGGCTCACCGACCGCCCGCGGAAAGCGAAGTCTTGCACGGAAATCAACAGCGGTGCCACAAGCAATCCATACTCGATCATTTATCCCATTTGTTCGTCTGTAGATTGGATGGACTTAGTTGTGTCTCAATCTCTTTCTTGCCATATAAAACAAAATAACAGGTATGTTATGAATTAATTTGGCAAGAAAGAAGAAGAGCTGACTGTTCGTATTTTATAAAAAAGGAAGTAGTTGAAATGTTTGATCCAATTGTATTTGATAATTTAAAAGTTGTTGTAGAAGGAGAGATCTATGATCTTGACTTATCTGGGCAAGTATCTGTTACGAACCGCGAAGATTTTGTAGACTTAGCTCAGTTTACTCGAACGTACCGCATTTCTTTTCAACAGCATTTTTGCTGTACCGCGTCGCTAACTTTATCAACCGACTTAGACAACATTCATGCCGAATTAATGCCTTCCCGTGTAGAAAAACCAGGGTGTACAGTTTATATTCATTTTCAGCTAAAAAAACAAAAACCGTTTGAAGAAGCTGAGTTTCAAAACATACAGGAAATGTGTGAGAGGATCTGGGGAACAACAAGAGTTGTTAAGCAGCGTATTACTCATGAAGTCGGAGGAAGCGAATATGAAAACAATATTGAGGTAACCTTTAACCGATTTATTTACGAAGACCAAGTAGGAGATTTAATCGAGATGATTGATTACATGCTGCAAACGACTGATCAGCTAAAGGTTCTTTACGACAAATCATAAGAGCGTTTCAGTTGTACTTCCGAAATAAAGTGAATTACAATAGGGAAAAGGAGGCGTTTTGATGAGCGTGTATGAATACTCTGCAAAAACAATTAAAGACGAAGACGTATCGCTATCTAACTATCAAGGTGACGTGCTGTTGATTGTGAATACAGCTAGCAAATGCGGCTTCACCCCTCAATATAAAGATTTGCAGGCGCTGTACGAAGAAGAAAAAGAAAACGGCCTAACGGTTCTAGGTTTTCCTTGTAATCAGTTCGGTGGTCAAGAGCCAGGAAGTTCAAATGATATTGAACAATTTTGCGAGTTAAACTATGGCGTTTCGTTTCCGATGTTTGCAAAAGTAGATGTAAAAGGGGAGCATGCACACCCGTTATTTACATACTTAACAGAACAAGCACCGGGTCTACTAGGTTCCAAAGGGATAAAGTGGAATTTCACAAAGTTTTTAGTGAATCGTCAAGGTGAAGTCGTGAAGCGATATGCACCTCAAACTGCACCAAAAGATACTCAAAAAGATATAAAAGAATTGCTGTAAAAGCAGGTGGATCTCCATCTGTT
This genomic interval carries:
- a CDS encoding glutathione peroxidase — translated: MSVYEYSAKTIKDEDVSLSNYQGDVLLIVNTASKCGFTPQYKDLQALYEEEKENGLTVLGFPCNQFGGQEPGSSNDIEQFCELNYGVSFPMFAKVDVKGEHAHPLFTYLTEQAPGLLGSKGIKWNFTKFLVNRQGEVVKRYAPQTAPKDTQKDIKELL